One window from the genome of Candidatus Manganitrophaceae bacterium encodes:
- a CDS encoding sigma 54-interacting transcriptional regulator, which translates to MTNNDSSRTFDNPAQRYRTLLEVAEIISVHQDLRELIRDLAQRLPAVVDVNVIGLSLHDPERGVMRLHTVQANIPAEIVGDHDEPADFPTVHVWNTQEILLVPDLSEEPRWRKEIQPMRDDGIRAFCFVPLTTAAQRLGALGFLSLKKGAYGDADLEFLQQIGKLVAVAVENVLNYQSARRYQQQLTRELDRQRLLLEVTNAIIAHLDLRQLLKAISAFLRRVVPHDFAGMTLYDPDQCRLRSYALDSPGHQEFIEQYRDFVESGFPIAEVEVPMLAFTSRRTVLRNLTDLPDENAKRLIAEGLKRICSVPLISHDRVLGTLEVLSEQEAAFSEDDLELLSRVASQIAIAVENALAYQQITKLKDKLAKEKLYLEEEIRTGYDFKEIIGQSAALKKVLKQVETVAPTDSTVLILGETGTGKELIARAIHNLSGRRERTFVKMNCAAIPTGLLESELFGHERGAFTGAIAQKIGRFELAHQGTLFLDEVGDISLELQSKLLQVLQEQEFERLGGTKTIKVNVRLVAATNRDLGQMMAEKAFRNDLYYRLNVFPILLPPLRERREDIPLLVKYFARKYAQRMNKQTETIPSETMTLLMNYPWPGNIRELENVIERSVILSEGAILSVPLAETARSSEILPKRTTTLEAAEREHIMRILDEANWVVGGVSGAAARLGMKRTTLQSRMRKLGISRR; encoded by the coding sequence TTGACGAATAACGATTCTTCCCGGACATTTGATAACCCGGCACAGCGATATCGGACGCTTTTGGAAGTCGCTGAGATTATTTCGGTCCATCAGGATCTGCGCGAGCTGATTCGAGATCTGGCGCAGCGCTTGCCTGCCGTCGTCGATGTGAACGTCATCGGCCTCTCCTTGCATGACCCCGAACGGGGCGTGATGCGGCTGCATACCGTTCAGGCGAACATTCCGGCGGAGATCGTTGGAGATCACGACGAGCCGGCCGATTTCCCGACCGTTCACGTCTGGAATACGCAGGAAATTCTGCTCGTCCCCGATCTCTCCGAGGAGCCGCGTTGGCGGAAGGAGATTCAACCGATGCGGGACGATGGAATCAGAGCATTCTGCTTTGTCCCCTTAACCACCGCGGCGCAGCGGCTCGGCGCGCTCGGATTTCTCAGTCTGAAGAAGGGGGCCTATGGCGACGCCGACTTGGAATTTCTTCAGCAGATCGGCAAGCTCGTCGCCGTCGCCGTCGAAAACGTCCTCAATTATCAGAGCGCCCGGAGGTATCAACAACAGTTAACGCGAGAGCTCGACCGTCAACGGCTGCTGCTGGAGGTGACGAATGCGATCATCGCCCATCTCGATCTGCGGCAGCTCCTGAAGGCAATCTCCGCCTTCCTGCGCCGGGTGGTCCCGCACGATTTCGCCGGCATGACCCTCTATGACCCCGATCAGTGCCGGCTTCGCTCTTATGCGCTCGACTCCCCGGGACATCAGGAATTCATTGAGCAATATCGCGACTTCGTCGAATCGGGCTTCCCGATCGCGGAAGTGGAGGTGCCGATGCTGGCTTTTACGTCGCGCCGGACCGTCCTCCGCAATCTGACCGATCTTCCCGATGAGAACGCGAAACGCTTGATCGCCGAGGGGTTAAAGCGTATCTGCAGCGTCCCCTTAATCTCGCACGACCGGGTGCTGGGGACGTTGGAGGTGCTCAGTGAGCAGGAGGCCGCCTTCTCGGAAGACGACCTCGAACTGCTCAGCCGGGTGGCCAGCCAGATCGCGATCGCGGTGGAGAACGCCCTCGCTTACCAGCAGATCACCAAGCTGAAGGACAAATTGGCAAAAGAGAAATTGTACCTGGAAGAGGAGATTCGGACGGGATATGACTTCAAGGAGATCATCGGTCAGAGCGCCGCGTTAAAAAAAGTGCTCAAACAGGTGGAGACGGTCGCGCCGACCGACTCGACCGTGTTGATCCTGGGCGAAACCGGCACCGGCAAGGAGCTGATCGCACGGGCCATCCACAACTTAAGCGGGCGACGCGAGCGGACCTTCGTGAAGATGAACTGTGCCGCGATTCCGACCGGATTGCTGGAAAGCGAGCTCTTCGGCCATGAGCGGGGCGCCTTCACCGGAGCGATTGCACAGAAGATCGGCCGGTTCGAGTTGGCCCATCAGGGGACCCTTTTCTTGGACGAGGTCGGCGACATTTCGCTGGAGCTGCAGTCGAAATTATTGCAGGTCCTTCAGGAGCAAGAGTTCGAGCGGCTGGGGGGAACCAAGACGATCAAGGTCAATGTCCGCCTGGTCGCCGCGACGAATCGAGACCTGGGCCAGATGATGGCGGAGAAAGCGTTCCGCAATGACCTCTACTACCGCCTGAATGTCTTTCCCATTCTCCTCCCGCCGCTGCGGGAACGGCGTGAAGACATTCCTTTGCTCGTAAAATATTTTGCCCGGAAGTATGCCCAGCGGATGAACAAGCAGACCGAAACGATCCCTTCCGAGACGATGACCCTGCTGATGAACTATCCCTGGCCCGGCAATATCCGCGAGCTTGAAAACGTGATTGAGCGCTCCGTCATTTTGTCCGAAGGAGCGATTCTCTCCGTCCCGCTCGCCGAGACGGCCCGCTCCTCGGAGATCCTTCCCAAACGGACAACCACGCTGGAAGCGGCCGAGCGGGAACATATCATGCGCATTCTCGATGAAGCAAACTGGGTCGTCGGCGGCGTCTCAGGCGCCGCGGCCCGTCTCGGGATGAAGCGGACCACCCTCCAATCGAGAATGAGAAAGCTCGGCATCTCACGCCGATAA
- a CDS encoding carboxypeptidase regulatory-like domain-containing protein — MKAIILSAFLILSVMIFSPAMATELSGTVYSKGAPVANLTIAVKGSDTKTKTGPKGEYKLDLAPGDYTLIIRGKEFPIKVASAPTRHDIQL, encoded by the coding sequence ATGAAGGCGATTATTCTATCTGCATTTCTAATTTTATCGGTCATGATCTTCTCCCCGGCGATGGCGACAGAGCTGTCGGGGACGGTCTACAGCAAAGGGGCGCCGGTGGCCAATTTGACCATTGCGGTCAAAGGGAGCGATACAAAAACGAAGACCGGCCCCAAGGGAGAGTACAAGCTCGATCTCGCTCCGGGAGATTACACCCTGATCATCCGGGGGAAAGAATTCCCCATAAAGGTGGCGTCGGCTCCGACGCGCCACGATATCCAACTCTGA
- a CDS encoding RsbRD N-terminal domain-containing protein, with product MANEKLNTWIAENNEKITESWMRAVRNDARIDSDAALSRLELRDHVPAIIEEICELLQADETPSPTNTLEGRVKVYLRFQQGYRGRELAREVSLLRTIMLDFLTEQCCNGSIDADLKSYYRAARTINLYMDEILCNAISTYSETLD from the coding sequence ATGGCGAATGAAAAGCTGAACACATGGATAGCGGAAAATAACGAGAAGATCACGGAGAGTTGGATGCGTGCGGTGCGCAATGACGCGCGGATCGATTCGGACGCCGCGCTCTCCCGCCTGGAGCTGCGCGATCATGTTCCGGCGATCATCGAAGAGATCTGCGAACTGCTCCAAGCAGACGAGACCCCCAGCCCGACCAACACCTTGGAAGGGCGCGTCAAAGTCTATCTCCGCTTCCAACAAGGCTACCGCGGCCGGGAGCTTGCGCGTGAGGTCTCGCTGCTGCGGACCATCATGCTCGACTTCTTAACGGAGCAGTGCTGTAACGGCTCCATCGACGCAGACCTCAAGAGCTACTACCGTGCCGCCCGGACGATCAATCTCTATATGGATGAAATCCTCTGCAATGCGATTTCAACCTACAGTGAAACGCTCGATTAA
- a CDS encoding metal-dependent hydrolase, with the protein MKGRFLTGGLFLLMILWISMTAAQGETTKLTHLTWHGHAAFEVVTPGGAVLLIDPWLKNPVNPNAQENKDPVARFEKVDYILITHGHSDHVGDAVALAKKTGARLITNAELGAAMVKLLGFPKEQVGFDTLLNPGGEIRIADGEVTVMMTPAIHSSGLNNPNAGPQESDIVYGGIAAGFVLIIKNGPTIYHTGDTAYFKEMEMIGEQYEPDVALINIGGHFGMEPPMAAKAAAAVRAKLAIPHHFGTMPILTQNPQPFIDALGKRKIPARVMKPGETLAFEGNKLKK; encoded by the coding sequence ATGAAGGGACGTTTTCTGACGGGTGGTTTGTTCTTATTGATGATTCTCTGGATATCGATGACCGCCGCGCAAGGGGAGACGACGAAGCTGACGCACCTTACTTGGCACGGCCATGCCGCTTTTGAAGTGGTGACCCCGGGCGGCGCGGTGCTGTTGATCGATCCCTGGCTAAAAAATCCGGTCAATCCGAACGCCCAGGAAAACAAAGATCCGGTCGCCCGGTTTGAAAAGGTCGACTATATTCTGATCACCCACGGTCACTCCGATCACGTCGGCGATGCCGTCGCGCTGGCCAAGAAAACCGGAGCGCGGCTGATCACGAATGCCGAGCTGGGAGCCGCCATGGTGAAGCTCCTCGGTTTTCCAAAAGAGCAGGTCGGGTTCGATACCCTTCTCAACCCCGGTGGAGAGATCCGGATTGCCGACGGCGAAGTGACGGTGATGATGACGCCGGCGATCCACTCGAGCGGTCTGAACAATCCGAACGCGGGGCCGCAGGAGTCCGACATCGTCTATGGAGGGATCGCGGCCGGATTTGTCCTGATTATTAAGAACGGTCCGACGATTTATCACACCGGCGACACCGCCTATTTTAAGGAAATGGAGATGATCGGCGAGCAATATGAGCCCGATGTCGCCTTAATCAATATCGGCGGTCACTTCGGGATGGAGCCGCCGATGGCGGCCAAGGCGGCCGCGGCGGTCAGAGCGAAGCTGGCGATTCCGCACCATTTTGGAACGATGCCGATCTTAACCCAGAATCCGCAACCCTTCATCGATGCACTTGGGAAGAGGAAGATTCCCGCCCGGGTGATGAAGCCGGGAGAGACCCTCGCCTTCGAGGGAAACAAGCTCAAAAAATAG
- a CDS encoding M20/M25/M40 family metallo-hydrolase — protein MIRMPGSSFQGALPPLTEGEEGSRTRLEGDLFALAGEIGERSFQNPTGLEAAATYIESAFKQIGYEVRPQAYTHDGRTFRNLEAVLPGRGRSAEVVLLGAHYDTVPGSPGADDNATGVAAILELARMFKEEAFERTIRFVAFTNEEPPTYLTGAMGSRVYARAARARNDRIVAMYSIESIGYYSDAPGSQRYPSPLDHFYPDRGNFIGFVGNIRYGNLVRESIAAFRKRTPFPSEGAAAPSWLPGISWSDHDSFWKEGYPAMMITDTVPFRNPHYHRPTDRPETVDTLRLARVVHGLADVIRRIAQVEEKGGPSPP, from the coding sequence ATGATCCGCATGCCGGGGTCCTCTTTTCAAGGGGCGCTTCCTCCGCTCACGGAGGGGGAGGAGGGAAGCCGAACCCGCCTGGAGGGTGATCTTTTCGCCCTCGCCGGGGAGATCGGGGAGCGGAGCTTCCAAAATCCGACCGGTCTTGAAGCGGCGGCGACCTATATCGAATCGGCCTTCAAACAAATCGGCTATGAAGTTCGCCCGCAGGCTTATACCCACGACGGCCGGACGTTTCGGAACTTGGAAGCGGTTCTTCCGGGCCGGGGCCGTTCGGCGGAGGTCGTTCTGCTCGGCGCCCATTATGATACTGTCCCCGGCTCGCCCGGCGCGGACGACAACGCCACGGGGGTTGCGGCGATATTGGAATTGGCGCGGATGTTCAAAGAAGAGGCGTTCGAGCGGACGATTCGATTCGTTGCATTTACCAATGAAGAGCCGCCGACTTACTTAACCGGCGCGATGGGAAGCCGCGTCTACGCGCGGGCGGCGCGCGCCCGCAACGACCGAATCGTCGCAATGTATTCGATCGAGTCGATCGGCTACTATTCAGACGCGCCCGGCAGCCAGCGCTATCCCTCCCCTTTGGACCATTTTTATCCCGATCGCGGCAACTTCATCGGTTTCGTCGGAAACATCCGATATGGCAACCTGGTAAGAGAGAGCATCGCCGCATTCCGCAAGCGAACCCCCTTCCCCTCGGAGGGGGCGGCCGCACCCTCCTGGCTTCCCGGCATCTCCTGGTCCGATCATGACTCGTTCTGGAAAGAGGGCTATCCTGCGATGATGATCACCGACACCGTCCCCTTTCGGAACCCACACTATCATCGACCCACCGACCGGCCGGAGACGGTCGACACCCTCCGCTTGGCGCGCGTGGTCCATGGCCTCGCCGATGTAATCCGAAGGATCGCCCAGGTCGAGGAAAAGGGTGGACCGTCGCCGCCATAA
- a CDS encoding FkbM family methyltransferase → MKRILTSGISRLFQCFGYVVQRPENLEWRSFSHHLAFLFKRLHIQCVLDVGANVGGYRHFLRNSVGYDGQILSFEPVEENLNTLRALAKNDPQWQIYGYALGSQNKTMEINVMKGPVFSSFLNPDTSVVAQFNDANRIDHKATVDVRTLDSVLGPLQTKLKLQNIFLKMDTQGYDLEVIKGAEATLQQIYAIQTEVSLRKIYESMPSFTESYQMLKEKGFDITGMYPVSRDPLLRVIEFDCVMINQAHENQITEWNRPSLKGISPQNRRSPSVRPDDRERA, encoded by the coding sequence ATGAAACGGATCCTCACAAGCGGTATCAGCCGGCTCTTTCAATGTTTTGGTTATGTGGTTCAGCGGCCGGAGAATTTAGAATGGCGCTCCTTCTCCCACCATCTCGCTTTTCTCTTCAAGCGGCTCCATATCCAATGCGTTCTCGACGTCGGCGCCAATGTCGGCGGCTATCGACATTTCCTTCGGAACAGCGTCGGCTATGACGGACAGATCCTCTCGTTCGAGCCGGTTGAGGAAAATCTCAATACGTTAAGAGCGCTGGCAAAAAATGATCCCCAATGGCAGATCTATGGCTATGCCTTGGGGAGCCAAAACAAGACGATGGAGATCAATGTCATGAAAGGGCCGGTCTTCAGCTCTTTCCTGAATCCGGACACCTCCGTCGTTGCGCAATTTAACGATGCGAACCGCATTGACCACAAGGCGACGGTCGACGTCCGGACCTTGGATTCGGTCCTCGGACCGCTCCAGACAAAACTGAAGCTTCAAAATATCTTTTTAAAAATGGACACCCAAGGCTATGATCTCGAGGTGATCAAGGGGGCGGAAGCGACCCTCCAGCAGATTTACGCCATTCAGACGGAGGTCTCGCTCCGAAAGATCTACGAAAGCATGCCGAGTTTTACCGAGTCATATCAGATGCTGAAAGAAAAAGGGTTCGACATCACCGGAATGTATCCGGTCTCCCGCGATCCGCTCCTCCGGGTGATCGAGTTCGATTGCGTCATGATCAATCAGGCGCATGAAAACCAGATCACAGAGTGGAATCGCCCCTCCCTGAAAGGGATCTCTCCTCAAAACAGACGGTCGCCTTCGGTGAGGCCGGATGACAGGGAGCGCGCCTGA
- a CDS encoding PilZ domain-containing protein gives MPVSAYERRKFVRVDVNLAVNLNRQLRAAMKKLGVGGCLLECNQPFDSAEPIQLDFSAQGERFSLTGYIVHSVVQHQYGIRFNTDDNQVTRLVDVIHKIQDASIVRRSTRLKVHREAFLDNEPSLLTDLSEGGCSLQTSRFFNYGDIVEVRFLLEQEEIYLAAQVRWRSRHGVGVEFLSLIRPSSVTSPILSASRGPHPPRSEECPASARLKSVIDPSSLSSPVRRAPCHPASPKATVCFEERSLSGRGDSTL, from the coding sequence TTGCCTGTTTCAGCGTATGAAAGACGCAAGTTCGTTCGGGTCGATGTCAATCTCGCCGTGAATCTGAACCGGCAACTCCGTGCGGCGATGAAAAAGCTCGGCGTCGGCGGATGTCTTCTGGAGTGTAACCAGCCCTTCGATTCCGCCGAGCCGATTCAGCTCGATTTTTCAGCCCAAGGGGAGCGATTCAGTTTAACCGGTTATATCGTCCACTCGGTCGTCCAACATCAATATGGAATCCGGTTCAATACCGACGACAATCAGGTGACCCGCCTGGTCGATGTCATCCACAAAATCCAAGATGCATCGATCGTCCGACGCTCCACCCGCCTCAAGGTCCATCGCGAAGCGTTTCTCGACAATGAGCCGTCTCTCCTGACCGATCTCAGCGAGGGGGGCTGTTCTTTACAAACCTCCCGCTTCTTCAACTATGGCGATATCGTCGAGGTACGATTTCTCCTCGAGCAGGAGGAGATCTATCTCGCCGCCCAGGTCCGATGGAGGAGCCGACACGGGGTCGGCGTCGAGTTTCTCTCCCTGATCCGACCCAGCTCAGTGACATCTCCCATTTTATCGGCAAGCAGGGGACCCCATCCCCCGCGCTCTGAAGAGTGTCCCGCCTCGGCCCGGTTGAAATCGGTGATCGATCCTTCCTCGCTTTCTTCACCCGTCAGGCGCGCTCCCTGTCATCCGGCCTCACCGAAGGCGACCGTCTGTTTTGAGGAGAGATCCCTTTCAGGGAGGGGCGATTCCACTCTGTGA
- a CDS encoding peptidylprolyl isomerase gives MAQAKRGNTVKVHYVGTFEDGTVFDTSKEKGPLPFTLGEGEVIPGFEEAVIGMNPGESKKIVIPAENAYGPRHEEMVLVVDRHHLPEGLDPQVGQQYQIPQSEGQSIVVMVTETSDASVTLDGNHPLAGKALTFEIELIEIA, from the coding sequence ATGGCTCAGGCAAAACGCGGGAATACCGTGAAGGTTCACTATGTCGGCACGTTCGAAGATGGGACGGTATTCGACACCTCTAAAGAGAAAGGGCCGCTTCCCTTTACCCTCGGAGAGGGAGAGGTCATTCCCGGCTTTGAAGAGGCGGTGATTGGAATGAACCCGGGAGAGTCGAAAAAGATTGTGATTCCGGCTGAGAACGCCTATGGCCCTCGCCACGAAGAGATGGTGCTGGTGGTTGATCGACACCACCTCCCCGAAGGGCTCGATCCTCAGGTGGGACAGCAGTATCAGATTCCCCAATCCGAGGGCCAATCGATTGTCGTGATGGTGACGGAGACCTCCGATGCGAGTGTGACCCTCGACGGAAACCACCCCCTGGCAGGAAAAGCGCTGACGTTTGAAATTGAGCTGATCGAGATCGCCTAG
- a CDS encoding anion transporter, with protein MTASLLIFLFTYTFIAFRNVPGFPLDMPAGTLVGAVLTVAAGVLSLQEAYIAIDWNTILLLLGMMLVVAYLAMAGFFGWIASLWLRVSPSPLRLLIGVVLLSGVLSALFVNDTICLFFTPILLVLLRSLRLNPVPYLIALATASNIGGQMSIMGNPQNMFIGNHSEISFGRFLLFLAPITLIGLFLNIGVIAWIYRKEFFEKSLMTPAPIEPVGPGLDRTLMIKGLGVVAAMLVLFLLEQPYPLVAIGGAAVLFLIGNRKPELAFRRVDWTLLVFFASLFVVMRGVERAGWVRLVLEKSGPWMMGGPAQVVTVLSGVTLVLSNLVSNVPAVVLLEPFVKSMPNPDLGWLTLAMSSTLAGNLTLVGSVANLIVVSLAHPEVEISFWEYLKVGAILTVLTIAVGIGILILEARFL; from the coding sequence GTGACCGCCTCACTGCTGATCTTCCTCTTCACTTACACCTTCATTGCCTTCCGCAATGTCCCGGGCTTTCCGCTCGACATGCCGGCCGGGACGCTCGTCGGCGCCGTCCTCACCGTGGCCGCCGGGGTGCTCTCCCTGCAAGAAGCCTACATTGCCATCGACTGGAACACGATTCTCCTCTTGCTGGGGATGATGCTGGTCGTCGCCTATCTCGCAATGGCCGGCTTTTTCGGTTGGATCGCTTCGCTGTGGCTGCGTGTCTCGCCTTCCCCCCTGCGCCTGTTGATCGGCGTCGTGCTCCTGAGCGGCGTTCTCTCCGCTCTCTTTGTCAATGATACAATCTGCCTCTTCTTCACCCCGATCCTCCTCGTCCTTCTTCGCTCTCTTCGCTTAAACCCGGTGCCGTATCTGATCGCGCTGGCGACCGCCTCCAACATCGGCGGCCAGATGTCGATCATGGGAAACCCACAAAACATGTTTATCGGAAATCACTCGGAGATCTCCTTCGGCCGCTTTCTCCTCTTCCTCGCACCGATCACGCTGATCGGCCTCTTTCTCAATATCGGGGTGATTGCCTGGATCTACCGGAAGGAGTTTTTTGAAAAATCCTTGATGACACCCGCTCCGATCGAGCCGGTCGGCCCCGGCCTCGATCGGACACTCATGATCAAGGGTTTGGGGGTGGTGGCGGCGATGTTGGTCCTGTTCCTCCTCGAGCAGCCCTATCCGCTTGTCGCGATCGGGGGGGCGGCGGTCCTTTTTCTGATCGGCAACCGAAAGCCGGAGCTCGCTTTCCGGAGGGTCGACTGGACCCTTCTCGTCTTTTTTGCCTCCCTCTTTGTCGTGATGCGCGGGGTCGAGCGGGCGGGGTGGGTTCGATTGGTCTTGGAGAAGAGCGGACCCTGGATGATGGGGGGGCCGGCGCAGGTGGTGACGGTGTTGAGCGGGGTGACGTTGGTTCTCTCCAACCTCGTCAGCAATGTCCCGGCGGTGGTCCTGTTGGAGCCGTTTGTGAAGTCGATGCCGAATCCCGATTTGGGTTGGCTGACGCTGGCGATGAGCAGCACGCTGGCCGGAAACTTGACACTGGTCGGCTCGGTCGCGAACCTGATTGTCGTCTCGCTGGCCCATCCGGAGGTGGAGATCTCTTTTTGGGAATACCTCAAGGTCGGAGCGATCCTGACCGTATTGACGATCGCCGTCGGCATCGGGATTTTGATTCTAGAAGCGAGATTTTTGTGA